A genomic stretch from Pectinophora gossypiella chromosome 13, ilPecGoss1.1, whole genome shotgun sequence includes:
- the LOC126371769 gene encoding tetratricopeptide repeat protein 36 homolog, with the protein MNMADLEGLSERDRAVLRSIFDPTATIAADVVDDGDSFPEESEEQSEAYKESASICAEGVKLAEAGKLDEALKSLNKAIEVAPDRAETYNNRAQLLRLLQRDDDAMADLDRALELTADKRSRARALALCQRGVLLRRRGDTDNARAAFTEAAKLGSGFAKKQVVELNPYAALCNQMLSQVMRGEKEIRL; encoded by the exons atGAACATGGCGGACTTAGAAGGGTTGAGTGAAAGAGATAGGGCAGTTTTGAGAAGTATTTTTGATCCTACAGCGACTATAGCTGCTGACGTTGTTGATGATGGAGACAGTTTCCCTGAGGAGAGCGAAG AACAATCAGAAGCGTACAAAGAATCTGCATCCATCTGCGCCGAAGGCGTGAAGTTAGCGGAGGCGGGAAAACTCGATGAAGCGTTGAAATCGTTAAATAAGGCAATTGAAGTGGCTCCTGATAGGGCAGAGACCTACAACAACAGAGCGCAACTGCTGAGGCTGTTGCAGCGAGATGATG ATGCAATGGCAGACCTAGATCGCGCTTTAGAGCTAACAGCTGACAAAAGGTCACGTGCGCGCGCGCTCGCACTCTGCCAGCGCGGCGTGTTACTGCGCAGGCGTGGAGACACAGACAACGCACGCGCCGCTTTCACAGAGGCCGCAAAACTGGGCAGCGGGTTTGCTAAAAAACAG GTGGTGGAATTAAATCCATACGCCGCTCTCTGCAACCAAATGCTGAGCCAAGTGATGCGCGGGGAGAAGGAAATAAGGCTATGA